A region of Plantactinospora sp. BC1 DNA encodes the following proteins:
- a CDS encoding O-antigen ligase encodes MPTYLSARRSDTVYDGITPAVRHFPDATAAVIASIMLAYLLPFRLVFPPLSDLGKPGLMVGFGLLVWWALSRLHPTLVTRGQQPMRWAMAIYLVSLFLSYVAGQGRGMPVLEANGAERTLLMALAGAGILLAAADGVLTRERIDKVLRWFCWGASFMAFVALVQFVTRIDLTTYLKLPPLLTFHKEVVGFRDRGGDGLVRVAGTAGHYIEFSVLMVIGLVVAIHFARFSSTRRDRQIYGALAMFQAAVIPISLSRTGVLALGAAILLFVLVWPLRTTFNVLVVGCFLTALIQVARPGLLAAIKSLLLAGENDPSVQARVEDYDYVAPFIRERPWLGRGVGTFLPELYQLLDNQWLTTLVQGGIIGVAGLTVFFGSGVVVAGRVRRFARTERDRDLAAVLAVAIGVAAVSGFTFDSMYFTTFFITVHVLLGLTGALWRLTRAERTNRIESGRPGRQPDEPGPVPAAAQA; translated from the coding sequence GTGCCGACCTACCTATCCGCGCGGCGGTCCGACACGGTGTACGACGGCATCACCCCCGCCGTACGCCACTTCCCGGATGCCACCGCGGCGGTGATCGCGTCGATCATGCTTGCCTACCTGCTCCCCTTCCGGCTGGTCTTCCCCCCGCTGAGCGACCTGGGCAAGCCGGGGCTGATGGTCGGGTTCGGCCTGCTGGTCTGGTGGGCGCTGAGCCGGCTGCACCCCACCCTGGTCACCCGGGGACAGCAGCCGATGCGCTGGGCGATGGCGATCTACCTGGTCAGCCTCTTCCTCTCCTACGTCGCCGGGCAGGGGCGCGGGATGCCGGTACTGGAGGCGAACGGCGCCGAGCGGACCCTGCTGATGGCGCTCGCCGGAGCCGGGATCCTGCTCGCCGCCGCCGACGGGGTGCTGACCCGGGAACGCATCGACAAGGTGCTGCGCTGGTTCTGCTGGGGCGCCAGCTTCATGGCCTTCGTCGCGCTGGTCCAGTTCGTGACCCGGATCGACCTGACCACCTATCTGAAGCTGCCGCCGCTGCTGACCTTCCACAAGGAGGTGGTCGGGTTCCGCGACCGGGGCGGCGACGGGCTGGTCCGGGTCGCCGGCACCGCCGGGCACTACATCGAGTTCAGCGTACTGATGGTGATCGGCCTGGTGGTGGCGATCCACTTCGCCCGGTTCTCGTCGACCCGACGCGACCGGCAGATCTACGGCGCGCTGGCGATGTTCCAGGCGGCCGTCATCCCGATCTCGCTCTCCCGCACCGGAGTGCTCGCCCTCGGCGCCGCGATCCTGCTCTTCGTCCTGGTCTGGCCGCTGCGGACCACCTTCAACGTGCTGGTGGTCGGCTGTTTCCTGACCGCGCTGATCCAGGTCGCCCGGCCCGGCCTGCTGGCCGCGATCAAGTCGCTGCTGCTGGCCGGGGAGAACGATCCCAGCGTGCAGGCCCGGGTGGAGGACTACGACTACGTGGCCCCGTTCATCCGGGAGCGTCCCTGGCTGGGTCGCGGGGTCGGCACCTTCCTGCCGGAGCTGTACCAACTGCTGGACAACCAGTGGCTCACCACCCTGGTCCAGGGCGGCATCATCGGGGTGGCCGGGCTCACCGTCTTCTTCGGATCCGGAGTGGTGGTCGCCGGCCGGGTACGCCGGTTCGCCCGTACCGAACGGGACCGCGACCTGGCGGCGGTGCTGGCGGTGGCGATCGGGGTGGCCGCCGTCTCCGGGTTCACCTTCGACTCGATGTACTTCACGACGTTCTTCATCACCGTGCACGTGCTGCTCGGGCTGACCGGCGCGCTGTGGCGGCTGACCAGGGCGGAACGCACCAACCGGATCGAGTCGGGCCGGCCGGGGCGGCAACCCGACGAACCCGGGCCGGTGCCGGC